Within the Prevotella scopos JCM 17725 genome, the region TGATTGTAAGATTCTCTTTCACATAAGAACTTAGATTACGACTGGTAAAGCCTGTAAGTACAACCATACCAATCAGCATCAGCACCATAGCTGTACTGATACATAATGTAATAACCTGCAGGCTATGATGGCTGCGGGCTTTGTTTCTTTTTTTTGCCATTTCTTTAATAAGGTATAATACACCAAAGTTGCTGCAAAGTTACTGCAAAATAAGATAACGACAAAAGAAATTATGCTTTATTTAGAGATAAAAATGTGAAACTTATGAGCAGATTACTTTAGAAGAAAAGGATGGGGTGATGTGATTGATAGATTTAAAGGGATTAGGTTATATTCTATCTTAAATTGTTGTAGAGACATCTAATGTCTCCTTTTTTATGATTATGAATGGACTTAGTTGAAAGGTGATAAAATCCTATTATTGACAAAAAGTATGTGCTTTGCAATAAAGTTATGCAAACAACGTTTAACTTATATAATCTTTAACAAAATATATAACCAAACTTATGAAACGAATAGCTATTCTAATCGTATTAGTTACATCAACTTTGGTATCAATAGCACAGAATAAGCCGGGTACATGGTCAGTAACACCGCATGTGGGAGTGTCATTTTCTTCTTTATTAGGTGGGTCCGGTATTTATGAAATTACTGATAATGAGGTTGCGGAGGTTAAGCCCTATACATTATTAGGCTTTATTGGCGGAGCAGATGTGATGTATCAAGCATCAGATGTTGTTGGCGTTTCAGCCGGTTTATCTTTTGTTCAAGCAGGTTGTAAGTTTAAAGATGATAAAGGGAAGAACTCTGTAGTATATAATCGTAATTTGCGAATGAATTATGTTGCTATGCCGATTTTAATCCATAGTTATCTATTACCAGGATTTTTAGTAAAGGCAGGTGTAGAGCCAACTTTGTTACTTGGTGCAAAAAGTCATGAAGTACAACAGTCGTTTGATGTGGATAGAGAGGGTAAAAAGTCTAACTTCTCTGAGGATGAGTTTACCATTGATATAAAGAAAAGGATGCGCAAGATTGGTCTTTCTATACCTATTGGCGTAAGCTATGAGTACAAGAATGTTGTTTTAGGAGCATTATATCATGTGGGCGTATTTAATATTTACAAGGAAGGCAACTCTGCTCGTAAGAGGGTAATTGAGATGTCGGTAGGTTATAAATTTAATCTTTAAAACAACTCATAAATCATTCTTTAAATCTTCAAAAAGTGTTGTGATAATTGATATCACAGTAAAGTAATACGGCTCTATAACGAAACGTGTGGGTTGTGTGTTGATATTCTACAAGTTTGGTGCGGGTGCTTAGCACATGTGGTGCTGGTGCTTAACACTGATGGTGCGGATGGTATGCACCACATGTGCGGATGGTTAACACTATTGCTGTGTATGTAAGGGTAGGGATTTAATGTGAGTTAAG harbors:
- a CDS encoding porin family protein translates to MKRIAILIVLVTSTLVSIAQNKPGTWSVTPHVGVSFSSLLGGSGIYEITDNEVAEVKPYTLLGFIGGADVMYQASDVVGVSAGLSFVQAGCKFKDDKGKNSVVYNRNLRMNYVAMPILIHSYLLPGFLVKAGVEPTLLLGAKSHEVQQSFDVDREGKKSNFSEDEFTIDIKKRMRKIGLSIPIGVSYEYKNVVLGALYHVGVFNIYKEGNSARKRVIEMSVGYKFNL